The genomic segment TGTTTTTCAAATCCAGCTCTTAGAGAAAATAACCTCTACTACTCCTCAGACTTTCGAGCACATTTTGTCGTCTGACTGTGGCCAATCTTTTGGATTATGGTGGATGATTGTGTGGACTGTGAAAAGGGAACAAGCGATGACGTCATGAAACTAGAACtgtcagagttatttcccttcgttCGGGTCAGCTTCAACAGCACTTTTGTTGGTTCGACGATCCGACTTGCTCGAACATCTCCTGCTCTTGATCAATTAACAAGTGTAAAATAGAAAAGCAAAGGGCAGTAGGAAGAACATAGACAAGCTTGATCTTGAGGCAAGATGTCCATACATCAATTAACCTAGCTTTGTGAATGGCTTCAACCAGTACGATTCACGGTtgagagtgactgtgtgtgtgtgtgtcactttcactacgtgtgtgtgtttcttcttcgatTTCACGCCTGTTCACTAAGACAGAAAAAAGTATGCGCGCACACATGTTCTGttagtgtgctgtcagtgtgtgtgctagtATGCATTGATCTGAACAAAATTTAGATCAgtggtgtgtgagcgtgtttgtttctgagtggtgtgtcaatgagtctagtgtgtttgtgtgtgtgaatgattcactgtgtgctttgtgtgtgtgctgtgtcattgtgtgtgtgtgtgtgtgtgtgtgtgtgtgtgtgtgtgtgtgttgtgttggaaggggggagagagagagagagagagaggggtgtgtgtgtgtgtgtgtgtgtgtgtgtgcgtgtgtgcatgtttgtgtgactaATGAACGAGTTGGGTGGGGAGGTTGGTTTCAAGCTGTGTGAGTCAACAGctcaagcacacatatacacacccacactatcacagcacaaaacacacacactgacactgcacacacacatatatacatacacacactgaaagaacAGGGATAAgatgctatccccccccccccccccccccccccccccaaatttcaaagcaatcaATCATTACTGCTACTTTTTACCCAAAGGATTCCACAAATTGATGCCACATACATGATTGTAGAAACAATCTCATTCAAGTTGTGATCAGCATCTGGTGACAAGAGGCGCCTCTTCCCTTGTGACAGAGAAGGCAGTAAAAACTGTAATACTATCAGGAAAATCACAAAACTGGGATATCGTGAGTAAAATTTCAACTTTTCAATAATTCCTCTCTATTCTTCACTCTTTTGTTTCTggtgttttctgttattttcactcTGCTGTGCCCAAGCTGAAGAGATGGAGCCCAGAAGGGTGATACTTCAACATATCACAGGCAGGCTTACTTGAAAACAAACCGTTTATGTTGACCTTTgcagttaatctctctctctcacatcaacacgtgcatacacaaactcaatcacacacacacacacactgacccacgttctttctctctcactctttcttctttctctctcactcctctttcaTGGACATTAAAAGTGCATCAGTCACACAGAGGCCTGAAGGGGTAGAAATGTGGGTATTGCCCATGAGGATCAAGTATTCATCCCTGCATTAAGTGATTAACTCTAGTGAATAATAAGAATTTTACAGTAATGACAGCAACagagtaaataaatatatatccaTATTATTAAAATATGAACTGTTAATACACAACATGAAACACAGATCCCAACACAATCAATAAAGTATGTTTCGGTGTGCGTCGTTTGAACCGAAACCGAAACTCTGAAGGCCACTTTGTCACAAGCTATGAATCGACTATCTGCCACGCGATTGGTTAGGCCTGCATACTGATCATGGCTGCCAAGCTGGGTGCACAATGCTCAAGGTTGATCGCAAGGTCAACAGCAGGAAAAAGTATTTCCATTTAATCAACACAAACTCTGATTAAATGAACATTTCTGCACAGTTACTTTGAAACAAATCAGCACAAGTTTAATAAAAATCACTTTTAGAACAATACAATTTATATGGGAGGGCAGAAATCTGCAAATGAAGCAGCCAACAGTTGCTCTGCTGTGTACAAAAATGGCGGACAGTCGCCATTGCTCTCTCCGCCATCATTGTTGTCTCCGCCATGTTCTGATATGGCGGCCCCCATGGAACTCGTGATGGCTGACagcatttcaaaacaaacttcAAAACATGCCAAAAGTACCagtaaacagaaacaaacacaagaacaaacgGTAAGCCACAGTTTATTATGCATGCGTGATCTCCTTGTTCGTTGTCTGACGTCATGAAAGGCTGTGACCTTTTTTTAAATAGTACTTCACTGCGATTCATGCTTAGCAACAAACCATCACACAACAGTTAGGATGTAAACTGCAAATAATATTTGTGGTAATCTAGGTCTACAACACACCAGTCTCAGCACAATAAAAGCTGAAATACCCACCTGATGCCCACATCGTAACAGAAAATTCGCCTTCCAAAGTTTTTATCTGGACCTGCTTCTGCTCCCATTTCTTCGAAGATGTTGGATCCAATCCCAAGTCACCAATTCCCGATATACTTGCTGCACTCACCAGATTTCTCGATtttccaccttttcttcttcctcctttaccCTTTCTTGTTGGAACAGTCTCTTCTGTGGAAATTTCGATTTCTGGAGCAGGCACTGGAATGCTGTCCGCATACACTAGATTGGGATCACCAACAACTTCTTCACGGGTTTGCAATACTATTTCCTCCACAGCAGGTTCAGGAAGAGGTTGGAGCGCTATCATGGGTTGCACAGAAACTTCATCTGTCTCAACAACAGTCTCAATGGGCATTTCAACAGGAATTGCTTCCACTTCCACTTCAGCAATTTCCACTTCGGAGCCTATCACCGACGCCATTTTGCCTGTCTCCACTTGCAAACAAGGCACGGCGAGCTTGCGCACAAGTTGCAGACAGTGTGCTTATGAATATTCATATAAGTTCTGAGGCGATGTGACGACACACAACAGACGACGAACGCGCGAGGCCAACGAGCTCACAATTCGACACACTTTTCACGAAGTGGGTGCAGCCCGGCGAGTAGTGTATGAGCGCATCTTTGTCCAAGGTGTATCGACGACCTCAACGATCATGGGAGCTCATGTGTCTCGAACGGATTTTGAATGGGTTTACACACAAGAACCTCATGCATCAAGAAGAAAAGAGATTCTTGGTAAGACTCGCATAGTATATGTAACCGTATGATGATGTCCGTATAGATTTGCGAATGTTCCTTTTGTCAAATTTTGCGCTTTTCTTTAATAGTCACACTGAAAATAAATATACATGGTATAATCGCACTTTACAACCTGCCAGGAGCTGAGAGCAACACTGACAGGCAGTGTGGATTATTTTATCCTTGGTCTATTAACCTTGTTTAACAGATAGACCAGCAGGATTGGTTGGGCTGTGTGACGACTCGCGAGTATCTAGATGGATGACTGGACTGACATGTTTCTCATCAGTTTATGACGTACTTGAAAGAACATGAATACAACTCAAAAGTTGGTCCAAAGTTTAAATACAGTGTGTATGCtataattttgagagagagaaagaaaacgaaacaggAAGCGAATATATGAAGCAGCAGTCATCTGCCTTTCGTTTTCAGCAGTTTCAGCTTAGGACAGGAAACGGCATGCGGACTGGTCCCATAGATATAATGCTACCCCACATCTGATGAAAACAGAACGCTTGTGTTTATGTTGTCTAACTTATCAGCAAAAAGAATTTGCAGCAAAACATGACAATGGCGTGACCATAGGCATTATAGTTGTAGCTCTTAACAGTTAACTTCCCTTGAAAGTCAAGGGTCTTTCTGCCCGCACAAgaacattttttagacacacagaAGCGGGTTTGCCATATCCTTCATACCTATGAAGTAAAAATTTAATGGTCTTTTTTATCGGGCCTGTGACTGTGCCAGTGCACatcaatgtatatgtatgtgcgcacacacaaacacacacacacacactaaaaaaaaaaagatattttgagagagagagagagatgaagattgCATGGAAAAGGCTGCCTGTTAGGGTAGAAGCAGTCATACGCATAAGTAAAAATTAAAAACCCACTTGTAGATGCAGGTGAAAGTTGAGCAGTTAACCATCAACATAATTCTCaagaaaggaagtgagagaaattgaaacaaaaaaatgCTGAGGTCTTTGGAAGGAAGTaataaatgggggaaaaaatcctCAATTTTACAGGCCTCTATATATACTAGGGGTTAGGAGAAGGTTGGAGTAGGGATAGGTAGGGTAGGTAAAAGGGTGCAGCAATGGAGGAAGGGATTAAAAAGGCAGTAGGATAGTGGATTCCCTTGCACTTGTTGCAGACATAGACATTTGTACAAAACTATTGAAAGCAATGAGCTCTTTCAGTGGTTGATTACCAGAGCAGTGTAGCGCCATGTAGAAAGAAACTGGCCATTGAGAGATACACATGGGATGGTTGGAGAGAGCTTTAACAGTAGGCATGTGAATTATCTCTGTCATCTGTGGTATATCTCCCCACTGTATATGCTAATTACACTAAACCACAAAGACAATACAGAAATTTTCTCAATCAAGCCATAGGTGAAAAACTGAACaatttgtgtttgttggtgcCTGTTAAGGGACCAATTTCTAAGCAATATCTGAACCAGTTTAGGTCGAATTGGTCACAGAAAAGAGCTCAACAGAATCTTTCTGATTAATATAAAATGGAATGTTGATTCTGAAAGATGAATGTGTAAACTTAATTTGAGCTACCTGAAATTGAGCCCTTGAGCTCAAGGCTGAAAATTGTTAATTATTTTGAATCAGTTTAAGGTAGGCAGTCAGTACTAATATTGATTTAAAGAAGGAATTAGGACAATTATAGCGATTGGTATATAATATTCAAAGCTTTCTAACCCAATCAAAAAGATTATTATACTAAATTGACTAATAGTGGGTGTAACAAAAACAGATCAGAAACTGGCCAAGAAAACTGGGAGATGTGATGTGACATTGCCCTgagtcaacaataacaacatgcttgatatcgctttttttttcttcttttgttttttaacaaaacaaaaaacttatcTATCGCAGTCTGAACCTCATAATAGTAGGGTTTTGAGTCAATCAACAAGCACAGACATATGAACAAAAAGGAATTAAAGAatatgtgataaaaaagagaaattgcaTAATCTCTATATCACAACATTTAGCCTACGAAAGGATTAAATTAAAACCTGATAAGATTATGAATTATCTAAGTTACATAGGCACAATATGCATGGtctggcagtgaatgatacaaAGGTATGGGTTTATAAATGTTTGGAGCATTTATTTAGAATGAGCTTCAATTCAAATTTTGAATGGTGTATCAATTCTATGCAAATTACATGAGTAGGTTACTTGCTGAATGCTGCCAGTGTGAAATTTTCTTCTGCTACAGTTACTGTGTAGGCTGTGGAGTTCATATATGGGAGCCAAGGtgcacttggctacatatattCCATAATAATAGTTGAGACAGAACAactcacatatatatgtatgtatattcactCAGCCACATATATTCACCCAGGttccctacctacccacctacccacccacccacccacttttgTGTCATATCACCACAGGAGGAACTTACATTAACTAAAAGATTCAGTGAAAGGAGCATTttgcaaaaaaatatataactgaTAATTGAAATTTTGCtgcaaataaaacagaaaagctgacagtgaaagagaaactggagttggttttgtttgtgtgcagaAAAGTATCCTGAGGTGAAGAAACTGATGGGGCCAGACTCACGCCTGAAATACATTGTGACTGTCATGGTGCTGGTTCAGTTTGTATCTGCCTTCCTTGTTAAGGATGCCACATGGTTCACCGTCATTCTGCTGGCCTACTGCTTTGGGGGAACCATCAACCATTCCTTATCCCTTGCCATTCATGAAATCGCTCACAACCTGGCTTTTGGTCACTCTTTGCCTTTGGCCAACAGAGTCTTTGGGTTCTTTGCTAATCTACCCTTGGGGCTGCCCATGTCTGTTTCCTTCAAGAAGTACCATTTGGAACATCATCGCTACCAAGGGGATGCAGAGAAAGATGTGGACATTCCATCCAGCTTTGAGTGCAAGTTCTTTCAGCACACTTTCACCAAACTGATCTGGTTGTTCCTCCAGCCATACTTTTACGCCTTCAGGCCTCTGTTTGTACGGCCCAAACCACTGACGGTCCTCGagatcatcaatatcatcatccaGTTCTCCTTCAACTATGCTGTCTGGTAT from the Babylonia areolata isolate BAREFJ2019XMU chromosome 21, ASM4173473v1, whole genome shotgun sequence genome contains:
- the LOC143296700 gene encoding sphingolipid delta(4)-desaturase DES1-like; translation: MGAHVSRTDFEWVYTQEPHASRRKEILEKYPEVKKLMGPDSRLKYIVTVMVLVQFVSAFLVKDATWFTVILLAYCFGGTINHSLSLAIHEIAHNLAFGHSLPLANRVFGFFANLPLGLPMSVSFKKYHLEHHRYQGDAEKDVDIPSSFECKFFQHTFTKLIWLFLQPYFYAFRPLFVRPKPLTVLEIINIIIQFSFNYAVWYFWGTKSLIYLVGGTFLAMGIHPMAGHFISEHYMFIKGYETYSYYGPLNILAWNVGYHNEHHDFPYVAGRRLPELRKIAPEYYDNLPCHTSWVKVLWDFVLDPEIGLYSRVRRPTAQTDSSAPAAENQ